In the Lepidochelys kempii isolate rLepKem1 chromosome 3, rLepKem1.hap2, whole genome shotgun sequence genome, one interval contains:
- the UBXN2A gene encoding UBX domain-containing protein 2A isoform X1 — MYTRKYMNYRGNSSMKDVDKIGTLKEEWMCKQGTDDQIPNGTEQSCEFFVDNLFEEAQKVGAICMTPTKVKTEADIIIKLWKNGFTVNDGELRSYKDVANQQFLDSVKKGELPIELQKTFDDEVDVNVEDKKDEVYVLKKPIFHPFSGQGYRLGSATPRIISKVKKDLEAENKRPLPSVTLSDLEPVTNIQIWLADGERIVQKFNVSHRISHVRDFITKYQGSQGSVPFSLTTSLPFLELLDETLTLKEANLQNAVIVQRLQKTTEPFRSLS, encoded by the exons ATGTACACAAGGAAATATATGAATTACAG GGGAAACAGCAGCATGAAAGATGTTGACAAAATTGGAACTTTAAAAGAAGAATG GATGTGTAAACAAGGAACTGATGACCAAATTCCTAATGGTACAGAGCAAAGCTGTGAATTTTTTGTTGATAACCTTTTTGAAGAAGCTCAGAAGGTTGGTGCTATATGCATGACACCAACTAAAGTTAAGACTGAA GCTGATATAATTATTAAACTATGGAAAAATGGATTTACAGTAAATGATGGTGAACTTAGAAGCTACAAAGATGTTGCAAACCAACAGTTCTTGGATTCAGTTAAAAAAGG ggagttgCCAATTGAGTTACAAAAGACGTTTGATGATGAGGTGGATGTGAATGTGGAAGATAAGAAAGACGAGGTGTATGTATTAAAGAAGCCAATATTTCACCCCTTTTCTGGACAAGGTTACCGGTTAGGCAG TGCGACTCCAAGAATAATTTCTAAAGTGAAAAAGGACCTTGAAGCTGAGAACAAAAGGCCTCTTCCTTCAGTAACACTAAGCGATTTGGAACCAGTCACTAATATCCAGATCTGGTTAGCAGATGGGGAAAGGATAGTACAAAAGTTTAATGTTTCTCATAG aatAAGCCATGTCAGAGACTTCATAACAAAATATCAAGGATCGCAGGGAAGTGTCCCCTTCAGCCTGACCACATCTCTTCCTTTCCTAGAGCTGCTGGATGAGACTCTCACTCTGAAGGAAGCTAACTTGCAGAACGCTGTTATAGTTCAGAGACTTCAGAAAACAACTGAGCCTTTCAGAAGTTTATCATAG
- the UBXN2A gene encoding UBX domain-containing protein 2A isoform X2, which produces MKDVDKIGTLKEEWMCKQGTDDQIPNGTEQSCEFFVDNLFEEAQKVGAICMTPTKVKTEADIIIKLWKNGFTVNDGELRSYKDVANQQFLDSVKKGELPIELQKTFDDEVDVNVEDKKDEVYVLKKPIFHPFSGQGYRLGSATPRIISKVKKDLEAENKRPLPSVTLSDLEPVTNIQIWLADGERIVQKFNVSHRISHVRDFITKYQGSQGSVPFSLTTSLPFLELLDETLTLKEANLQNAVIVQRLQKTTEPFRSLS; this is translated from the exons ATGAAAGATGTTGACAAAATTGGAACTTTAAAAGAAGAATG GATGTGTAAACAAGGAACTGATGACCAAATTCCTAATGGTACAGAGCAAAGCTGTGAATTTTTTGTTGATAACCTTTTTGAAGAAGCTCAGAAGGTTGGTGCTATATGCATGACACCAACTAAAGTTAAGACTGAA GCTGATATAATTATTAAACTATGGAAAAATGGATTTACAGTAAATGATGGTGAACTTAGAAGCTACAAAGATGTTGCAAACCAACAGTTCTTGGATTCAGTTAAAAAAGG ggagttgCCAATTGAGTTACAAAAGACGTTTGATGATGAGGTGGATGTGAATGTGGAAGATAAGAAAGACGAGGTGTATGTATTAAAGAAGCCAATATTTCACCCCTTTTCTGGACAAGGTTACCGGTTAGGCAG TGCGACTCCAAGAATAATTTCTAAAGTGAAAAAGGACCTTGAAGCTGAGAACAAAAGGCCTCTTCCTTCAGTAACACTAAGCGATTTGGAACCAGTCACTAATATCCAGATCTGGTTAGCAGATGGGGAAAGGATAGTACAAAAGTTTAATGTTTCTCATAG aatAAGCCATGTCAGAGACTTCATAACAAAATATCAAGGATCGCAGGGAAGTGTCCCCTTCAGCCTGACCACATCTCTTCCTTTCCTAGAGCTGCTGGATGAGACTCTCACTCTGAAGGAAGCTAACTTGCAGAACGCTGTTATAGTTCAGAGACTTCAGAAAACAACTGAGCCTTTCAGAAGTTTATCATAG